CATCCTTGTTTTCAAAATAGAGGTATATGGTGCCGTCTGCTACCTTCGCCTCTTTCGCAATTTTCGATACCTGGGCACTGTAATAACCCTGTCTGGCGATTACTCGAACAGCAGCATCAATAATGGCTTGATACTTTTCCCCCGTTTTCTTTGCCATAACTACCTCCATGTTTACTAACATTGATGACTAAATGAATGATCACTCATTCATAATTAGTGTAATACAGGGCCACTCCTCTGTCAATCGCAAGAGGTCAGCAAAAAAGGCCGCTTTCCACCTGGGATCGCAAGCCTCAAAACATCCGCTACTAGCTCGTTTTGATTTCTTCCTTGGCTTCCCTTTTCTTCTTGTCTTCTTCTTGTAATTGGCGACGCAATACCTTTCCGACCATGGTTTTGGGCAAATCTGTACGAATCTCGTATTGTCTTGGAATTTTATAGGCGGCGAGTCTCTGTCTGCAATGCGATTCCAGATCGTCTTCACTCGCGAGCTGTCCATCCTTGAAAACGACGAATGCTTTGACGGTTTCACCCCGGTACGGGTCTGGGACTCCGATGACTGCTGCCTCCTGGATGGCGGGATGCTCAAACAGCACTTCTTCTACTTCGCGCGGATAAATATTGAAGCCACCGGCTATAATCATGTCTTTTTTGCGATCGACGATATAGAAATAGCCGTTTTCGTCCATATAGCCCATATCTCCCGTCAAAAACCAGCCATCCCTTAATACGGCAGCGGTTTCCTCTGGGCGATTCCAATAGCCGAGCATGACTTGGGGTCCTTTTACGGCCAACTCCCCGACCTCTCCTTGGGGCATCTCTTCTCCTGTAGCCGTATCCACAATTCGGCAATCCGTGTCTGGCCACGGCATTCCGATGCTTCCCGTAATGCCCTTTTCCCAAATAGGATTGGAATGGGTTACCGGAGAGGCTTCTGTCATCCCATAACCCTCGACCAGCTTGCCGCCGGTCAGCTCCTCAAATTTGAGCTTCACTTCGATCGGCAACGGAGCTGATCCACTGACGCATGCGTCGATGGAAGAAAGATCATGCTTCTTCAAGTCCGGGTGGTTGATGAGACCGATATACATGGTGGGTGCCCCTGGGAAAAGAGTAGGCTTGCACTTGTCGATCATTTCAAATATTTGCTTCACGTCGAATTTAGGAACGAGAATAATTTCTGCTGCGATACAAATGCCTTTGTTCATCACGGTAGTCATTCCATACACGTGGAACAGCGGGAGCACACACAAAATCCGTTCCTTTCCCATTTTCAGCTTGTAAAGGACCGCTTGGCACTGGACTGCATTCGCAATGAGATTGGCGTGCGTCAGCATGACGCCTTTGGCAACACCTGTTGTCCCTCCTGTATATTGGAGGAGCGCGATGTCCTGGGTCGGATCGACTGGTACTTCCACAGGCTTGGTAGCGCTTTCTTTTAATACGGAAAGAAAAGGCTCAATATCTGCGCTGTATGTAACCTGCGGATTTTGTCCTTGTTTCTTCTGAACGAACGGATAGAGCCATTTTTTCAATAAGGGAAGGAAATCACCAATGCTTGTGATGATGATTCGTTGAAGTGAGGTAGATGCACGGACTTGGGTAACACGTTTGTACAACAAATCCAGTGTGATGATGGTCTCAGCGCCTGAATCGTTCATTTGGTGAATCAATTCTCGCTCGGTATATAGTGGGTTGGTCATGACCACGATGGCACCTGCAAAAAGCGCACCGTAGTAGCTGATGACGGCTTGAGGAGTATTCGGCAGCATAATCGCCACGCGGTCTCCTTTCTTTACACCGCGCTTGATCAATGCATTGGCAAATTGGTATGACAACTGCAAAAGCTCTCGATACGTAATGCTTTTTCCCATGAAATAGATCGCGTTACTGTCTGGATACATAGCTGCAGACTGCTCCAGAAATTGCGTCAAAGGAACACGGGGGTAATCCAATGACGGCGCAGTTTCGGGCGGGTAATTGGCAATCCAAGGCTTGGCATTTGACATGGTCATTCCCTCCATCCCTTAAATGGCCTTGCCTCTCCCTATGATCTACATTCATAATCTCTTCCTAATGACTATTGTATTCGAAACATATTCAATTTTCCAATTAAAATCATATATTTTCCTTTTTTTGGAACAAGTCTATTCGACAAAAAAAAGGACACAGCCCATGATGAAGCTCGTATCCTTTGCCCTTATGCTCTTTCGCGTCTTACGGTGCTACTTCCTTATTAATTTGCTGGCGTGCTCTTTCTCGTTCAGCTGTGGGGACGAGATGATACCAGCCCACGATTCCATTATGCCAAATACGCTCATCCTGCCCGACCAGTGTATCAGCTTGAATGGAGTTCGGGGTGCCATCGCCATAAGACAATAACAGAGAGGCGATTTCCTGCTCAGTGAGGTCCGTTTTCACATGCTGACCCAGTATTTCCATGAGTGAAAATGCCTTGGTATACACTTGAAGCGAGGTGCCTTTAGAAGCCAACGCTTTGAGAATCTCCTGCTGTCGGCCAATCCGCATGTAATCACTGTCTTCCTTGCCTAGATCACTTTTGCGGTAGCGGGCGTAATCCAATGCCTGTTCACCCGATAAAGTCTGTAGCCCTGGCTGAATGTCAATATATGTGTCGTCGCTCGGATCGCTGTACTTCATACGTTTCTTCACATCGACAGTGACACCGCCCAGCTCGTCTACAATTTGACGGAAGCCATCGAAATCTACAGAGATATACCGATCAATTTTTATTTGCAAAAATTTTTCCAGCGATTCTTTTACCATCTGCGGACCACCAAAAGCCATCGCATGGTTCACTTTATCGTATCCTTTTCCCGACAGCTCCATGTAGCTGTCACGCGGAATCGCCAAAAGGTAGACGGATTGCTTCCCGGGATGAATCGCCGCAAGCATCATTGTATCTGAACGAGCACTTTCCCCGTCTCGACTATCCACACCAAGAAGCAGAGCGACGAACGGCTTCAATGGTTCTGTTCCTGTCAAAAGATCACGAGGAGGAAGGGATGCAGCTGCCTGTTTTGCGCTCCCTTTGGCTCCATCAATCGGAGCATACCACTGATTTGTCATTTGCTTGTATTGATAGGCACTGTAGGCAACCACCAGCAACGCCCCGATCGCCAAACAGGAAAAGGTATGAAACGCAATCTGTTTTCCATGTCGCTTGAAAAATGTCCATATAAACATGACAAAGCCTCCCCCTTTGCTTCCATTTTTAACAGGGGAGACTTCGTTTAAACCTATGTGCGTTCGACAACCATCGCCATACCCATCCCACCGCCTACACAAAGGGCAGCCAAGCCTCGTTTCAGCTGTCGCCGCTTCATTTCGTGCAACAAGGTTATGACTATTCGGCAGCCAGTAGAACCGACAGGGTGACCCAGCGCGATGCCGCTTCCGTTCACATTCGTTATTTCCCGCGGCAGCTCCAGCAGTTTTTCCACGGCGAGGTATTGCGCGGCGAATGCTTCGTTTACTTCGATCAGTTCAATATCCGCGATCGTCAGTCCAGCTTTTGCCAATGCCCGCTTCACTGCTGGAACGGGTCCATACCCCATCAAAT
The window above is part of the Brevibacillus antibioticus genome. Proteins encoded here:
- a CDS encoding LCP family protein, with amino-acid sequence MFIWTFFKRHGKQIAFHTFSCLAIGALLVVAYSAYQYKQMTNQWYAPIDGAKGSAKQAAASLPPRDLLTGTEPLKPFVALLLGVDSRDGESARSDTMMLAAIHPGKQSVYLLAIPRDSYMELSGKGYDKVNHAMAFGGPQMVKESLEKFLQIKIDRYISVDFDGFRQIVDELGGVTVDVKKRMKYSDPSDDTYIDIQPGLQTLSGEQALDYARYRKSDLGKEDSDYMRIGRQQEILKALASKGTSLQVYTKAFSLMEILGQHVKTDLTEQEIASLLLSYGDGTPNSIQADTLVGQDERIWHNGIVGWYHLVPTAERERARQQINKEVAP
- a CDS encoding AMP-binding protein; the encoded protein is MSNAKPWIANYPPETAPSLDYPRVPLTQFLEQSAAMYPDSNAIYFMGKSITYRELLQLSYQFANALIKRGVKKGDRVAIMLPNTPQAVISYYGALFAGAIVVMTNPLYTERELIHQMNDSGAETIITLDLLYKRVTQVRASTSLQRIIITSIGDFLPLLKKWLYPFVQKKQGQNPQVTYSADIEPFLSVLKESATKPVEVPVDPTQDIALLQYTGGTTGVAKGVMLTHANLIANAVQCQAVLYKLKMGKERILCVLPLFHVYGMTTVMNKGICIAAEIILVPKFDVKQIFEMIDKCKPTLFPGAPTMYIGLINHPDLKKHDLSSIDACVSGSAPLPIEVKLKFEELTGGKLVEGYGMTEASPVTHSNPIWEKGITGSIGMPWPDTDCRIVDTATGEEMPQGEVGELAVKGPQVMLGYWNRPEETAAVLRDGWFLTGDMGYMDENGYFYIVDRKKDMIIAGGFNIYPREVEEVLFEHPAIQEAAVIGVPDPYRGETVKAFVVFKDGQLASEDDLESHCRQRLAAYKIPRQYEIRTDLPKTMVGKVLRRQLQEEDKKKREAKEEIKTS